In Oncorhynchus tshawytscha isolate Ot180627B linkage group LG01, Otsh_v2.0, whole genome shotgun sequence, the genomic stretch ATTTATTTAAAAGAAAAGTGTATTTTTCTCTCTTACCAGTGGGGATCATGACGTCATCTACAGGCAAATATGTTGGAGCGTTGATGGACACTTCATGGTCGTATATGTCAGCTGAGCcctgcgcgcgcacacacacacacacacacacaccttgttacCATGCTGATTGATGCTATTAAACAAAGCTCAGTTAGCGTTAGCCTAAAAAGCACCTCAATCTCAGCCCATGCACGCTTCTGagacactgtcactcagaacgtGCACTCTCTTGAAACACTTTCATTCAATAACCCCGTTACCACTCCGTTGACAGCCGAAGAGACAAGGAGATACTGAGGAGGATGTGCGTATGTGTATTCCACAACATAATGCCTGTGGGCAGTCAATAACCAATCACACTGCAATCCCCCGATGACGTCTGATTTAAATACTGACACAGAATAACACAGCCAACAATATAGAAAGAGTCTGCTTTTCTCTGCCACCAAGGAGCCTTACCAGTGATTGGCTGGTTTTATCCATACATTTTTAACATGATTTCACTGCATAATTGTCTGACAGAGGACAGCTCCTCCTCATTGTCCTACCTGTCCAGCCAGGTTGAAGTAAGAGTGGTTGGTGAGGTTAATGGGGGTGGTTCTAGTGGAGCGGGCCTGGTACTGGATGCTCAGTGTGTCCCCCTCCAGGGTGTAAGTGACAGAGGCCTGCACCTCCCCGGGGTAATTCTGGTCTCCGTCTGGGCTGGTGAGGGTGAGCCGCACCCCGCCCTCCACACCCTCACTTCCCCATATCACCTggaacacagcacagcacaggggCAAATCAATAAATCAATTACATTTGAGtcctttagcagacgctcttatccggagcgacttacaggagaaaTTTGGGTTAACTGCCAAAAAAGTGATTCCCCAGTTCTGCCTCAAATCCATGAGCTAATCCTGTATGAACTAGAGCTGAATTCAAATCTTTCAAACAATGGAACACCTTTGTTATCATCTCCCAGCATTATTGTGTTTGACCTTAATCCACCGTCTAAATGTTCTGAAAGTGTTCTGATCCTCCATGGCCCACACTGCAGCTGAATGTTATAATAGGCACTTTCAGTtactagagagaggaagggaacgagaggaagggagggacagagagacagagaggagagaaagggtgCGATGGGAGATagacagctagagggagagaaataaagaTAAGAGACAGCGGTAGAGGGGTAtaaaggggggggggacagagtaGGGTGAATTGGTCATAGGAGGAACCTGTCAATAGGGAGCCTGAAGCGCAAGGACAAGATGTACTAACAACAAGCTAAAAATGGGGTAGCATGCATCTGCAAGGCTCTGATACATCTCCTGGAGCTAATCTCTCTCCAGCCTTccttctacccccccccccctcacacacacactttctgcatgcccattctctctcttgctttctttctgTACCACAGCAattcttccacctctctctcagtgGAGTGCACCGTCAAATCTCCCCAGCAGCGCTTATAAAAATAAGTATTCACTCCACTGACAGCAGCCAATGTCAAACACTGCCTGCAGTTAATGCGAAGCCCCTTTGATTGACAGCTGGCTCTGGCCCTCTGTAGCTTACTCTCAGCTTGAAATAGGAATGTCATCAAGACTTAAAGTATGATGCAATCTTCTGTTTGCCGCTCCTTTTATAATCCATCAGTTTGTCATCTCCATCATGGTGCTACCAGTGCTACCTGAGTCATGGTGTGATCTGGAGGACACCTGTGGCTTAGCAAAAAGAACAAGAGTGGCCTCtgcatctgtctgtaaacaaatctTTCCATGCTAATTGAGAATGCGACAGTTGCTAAGTGACCACAGTCAGGCCTGGTTGCCATCTCTCTTCAGCGATTACATTCCACTACTTGCCACTCCATAACAGAAGCCCACCATGTCATTGTCGTGTGGCCTTGGTTTCTATCTACAACAGATGTGAATGAGATCAATCTGTGGTCCAAGACAAGCGTGTGAATGGAATGGTGACACTGATTTGTAACCAGAGGACTTCTAGCTGAGTTTAAAAGTGTGGGCTCAGGATTTTGGGCTCATGAGTAATCAACTTGACCTGAAGAAACATCGGGCACTATGGGGTCTATGGGTGTATGAATAAAAAAAGCCTAGATGAGACATGATATGAATAATTCATGATGTTATCTCTTGTATCCTTGGTGATCGGAACAGGAATGACGACAATTTGAATTTATATCAAGCAATTGCAGTGTTCTTGGCGCCGCATGGATAATAGAGTCCGACCCCCGAGGTGAAAATGGAATGATGAATATGACTGATCTATTACAACTCAGTCTGAGCTCTGGTTTATCAAATATCACTGCTCTTCCCTggataaaacaaaatatattctTTTAAAAGTTGTTGAAAGAAAACTAGGACTGCTTTTGACTTTAACAATATTCCTGTTGTTATACCACATTTTCACACTTCTGATACAATCTCCCAGGGAGACGTAATCAAAGAGAACAATCTGATTGTGAATATTCGCAGCAGACTTCAAAGGCGCTAATGTTTGATCAAATCTGGGAAAGATGGAGCTGAATCTGCTAAAAGACTATCCACAGACATCTCACCAGCCAGATGGAACTATAGAAAGGCTGttgtgtctgtcctctctctagcTGGAGAGTGCAGGGGCTTAGATAGCTTTCTCTTTATGGAGCAGTTAGCAGATACTATAGCCGAGTGCTATTTCCGGGGGCCATTAGCCGCGTTTATAATGCCTATAATTGATTCAGTTGTAATGACGCAGTAGTGAACACTGAGGCCTACGGTTGGATGGTAACGGTGTTTTGTGCAGCACAGCTTAAAGTGGATCCATCCATGGCTTCCATACAGGGCTGATTAAAAGGCATGTAGTGTGACCGACGGGGGAGAACACTCATAATGTGCTGACCACAGAGAAAAACACAGGAAGCATTTATGTCTAGCAGATTATTGAACTCATTcatttaacaacaacaaaacaaaaaatatatgatttatttaaaaaaagattgaTCCTACTGCTGCAATAAGGCATTTACAGCCATTCCCTTTGGGCTCTTTATTCCTGTGTATTCTCCTGAAGTCACAGCGCAGCACCGAGATATGAGGAAAATCAAGGTAATCATTTTGAATGGACTGCACCTCCTACACACTGCAGAAGACGGATTATACCCAGGTCCTTTAAAGAAAGGTTAAGAAAATGTCTCCTGCCCAGTCATTCAGGCTTTTAACAGCACCAGGTTGCTGTCATCATGACACACATTACATTGATTACACACTAACTAGACACTTCAATTGCTTTTTTTGCACACTTGTCCAGCACTGTAATGTTTTACTTATTTTCATTTGGGGGTAATCAAGAATGATCTCAACTCATGTGTAAGAGAGTTGTCAATAAAGTAGTCATGTTGACGTCTACGCTACGGTACTTAAATAGTGTTAGTGAGTCCCGTCTTAATATGCAAGTGCATTCCATCGAGATACTTCAACTTCCATTTCTATGCTGCAGTCTGTGTGTTTCCATGGTTCTGTTGGTAGTTTTTACCTTGCTGAAGCCCCTCAGTCCTCCATGGAGGGAGTTAGGTCCATTATTGATGGCCAGTTGATAATCCTTCCCGTCGACCACAAATCTGCCCTTGGCGATCCTATTGGCTACCCGGCCGATAACAGCACCAAAGTACTTGGGGTTGGCCAGATAGCCTGCAATAAAACAGTTGAGCCGTGTCATTGTTTCTCATTCAAGAGTCACACAGATATCGCACATAAAACAGCACATTGGCTCAGTGTTTACCATCCGCATCACATAAAACACTCTAGAGACTTTAATATTTGTAATAAAACTCTTAGCAATAATCAGCACAagctacactctctctctctctcgattggTGCAGGCTCTTTGCTTTTAGTTGTCATATCATTTCACCATCCTGTTATCAATTCCTCCCACCTTTCAGTTTTGATGCAAccatccatttttttattttcagaGGCTGACTTCTGTGTGTCTCCTGCTGACTTCAGTatgtcagagacacacacacattagcactTTAAAACTAATTGCATAAGTCATCAGGAGGTCAGTAGGTCAAAGGTCTGATTATGCGCCCCCCCCCTCCCAGTTCAGAGACTGCATGTCAAACAATTTACCCCTATTGAGCATAGCTAACATATGTCAAACACCGACCTGGTATCGGAGCATTTTTTactattctgtacgtaaatccaaaACACGCCTTTAGTTTGTGTacgtccatcacccatttcatatgatatgttatgaattagcTAAATgtgcaatatgttatgaattacaatttgtattatatgttaaGAATTAGCTAAATgtgcaatatgttatgaattctagcttggtcgctaggtggctaacgttagctagctggctaacattagctagactaggggttggggttaagtttaggagttaggttaaagggttagggggttagttaaaaggggtaaggttaggggagggttagctaaaagggttaaggttaggggaagggttagcgaacatgctaagtagttgcaaagtagcaagTAGTTGAAAAGTGGCTAATTAACTAAAATTGTCCTTGATGAGATTTGAATTCGCAACCTTTGGCTTGCTATATGTATTAAGTAGCTTAGGAGTTAGATTAAGGATAGATGAAggtttagctaacatgctaagtaattgtaaaatagatttaaaaaggtagttgaaaagttgctaaaatgTCCTTGAGATTTGAACTGGGCGGTCGTTGCTAGAAGTTTGCGTTATACACCAACCCTTGTTTTTGtattaagtaaccatctgtcctatgtaaccataccaaacataacaaatCATTCaattgagtgtcccggatttacatttactatgttacgtctagtctatgagaccaggctgcgaACACTGGAAACTTCCAGTTATTGCGCTAACATTAGTTAGCCATTGGCTCgctaaactacctctaacttccttcatactggacacagacacatagaaatggtatccacgatttcatctgactctggagaaGTAGATAAAGGAATCTTTGGCAAAATCCCGAAATATCCCTTTAAGTCAGCTAAGCATGGAGGAATTCAAGATCAGCACTTACCCTCAAGATCATCATAACCCAGAACGATGTCATTGACCTCTCCATTCTTGCCTTTACACTTGATGGCTGTTATGATGCACCCTAGTGTTATGATTTCCACTGTGATGTTAGACGATTTCAGGATCCATTTCTGTACACGTCCTTCTCCCGGTACCTCACCGAATTCCTCCATTAGTACCAGTGCCATGTTGCCTCAACGTCAGACTTATCTTTGACACGATTTCTCACTTTGATCATATGAACTTGCACACGGAAATGGTAAATTGTCGTCAATGGGCAATAAAGAAACAATAGGCTAGTAACATTCTCACGTCACAAGAAACTTTATTGCAAGTTCCAAATGAAAACACGTGCGTAAACTGCTACACTACAACACAAACCATGGACTTTGCAATACAATGTACAAATGTTCAATGTTTATGATATTTGCGTCCGTATTTTATGACGTAATGACTGATGTCATTAGAAGAGGACAGAATATTTGTAGTTCTATACATTACAGGAGCGTGAGGTTATCGCAGTATACCTACAATACATATCAGTATATATATTAGTAAGTAAACGTAACTGTTTTCACACGATTAAGTAGACCCACAATAAATGTAATAATATACATCTTATTCAGAGATTAAAGTGACAGAACCAAGAAATGAATCAATTTGATCTGTTTTCCAAGTTCTCCATTCCTGTAAATGACCTCATCAGTCGTTTGTGTGTTGCGGTCCCAGATGCCCTTTCCTGATGGCCATTATGGCAGCACATGTTTTAGGCAGCTGTGCTCTTGCAGGATCTAATCCCATGGTCCACTGCATCTGATGATCTACTTTCCCTGTTGCTCGGCCATGCCTTCAGTAGAGGGCACAGAGGGCAGATCCAGTCATCTCTCcccagagaaacagacagggtgTTGAGATGCCATGAACAACAATGGGTTTTGTCATCTGGTGTGATGTAACAATGTTAACTCCACATCCACTGGAGATGTCATGTCACACCCGAGGGGCTTTTTCCTACCCACATGACAAAAAAAAGCAAATTTCTACCATTCAGCAACACATGGAAGCATTCTGAGGGTAGAGCAGTGagtgatgtttttttttaaagctccCCTTCCTATCAGCAGCCGTGGTGGAGACCGAGGCCAAATTGGTTCAATTAAGATAATCATTATTTTAATCAGGTAGCAAACCACTCAAACAGCCTCCTGAGATGGACAAAGACTAAAATAACcttcagtcagagagagaaagagaggggggtggggaaagagagacaaAACGAGAGGGAGGGTTATATCTGAACTCTGACAGAACAAAGCATCAGGCTGACCACTTACAGATAGAGAAATTAATTGCTGATTTATAATTATGTCAAATGCAATGCTTTACTCTTCTACACTGTGCTGATAACCACAATTATCCCAtcaaaaaagtgtgtgtgtctgtctctgtctgatgtGTGTCTAACTACAGATATCTGTATGGGAACCATCAAAGAGCAAACATTCCCAGAATTGAGCTAGCAGCTGAATCACAGTCTGAACTGCAGCCCCTGCCATGATGTAGCCTGCTAATCCAATACTCACTGGCAGGGATGGTGTATCAAAGGTGCACAGTGACACCTTAATTTTCACATCACATGGATGGAGAATAATAATGTGTTGTGATTCAGctatacctacagtgccttgcaaaagtaatCATCTCCCTtggagtttttcctattttgttgcattacaacctgtaatttaaatggatttttatttgggtTTCATATAATGGAAAAtaatccaaattggtgaaatgaaatgaaaaaaaaattatacaaaagaaaaacagaaaagtggtgcttGCATAtgcattcaccccctttgctataaagcccctaaataagatctggtgcaaacaattaccttcagaagtcacataattatttaaataaagtccacctgtgtgcaatctaagtgtcacatgatatgTCACATGACCTCAGTACatctacacctgttctgaaaggccccagagtctgcaataccactaagcaaggggaaaCACCAagtaagcggcaccatgaagaccaaggagctctcaaaacaggccagggacaaatttgtggagaagtacagatcagggttgggttacaaACAAATATCAgcaactttgaacatcccaacggagcatcattaaatccattataaaaaaaatggaaagattatggcaccacaacaaacctgccaagagagggccgccaaccaaaactcacggaccatgCAAGGGGGGCATTAATCGgtgaggcaacaaagagaccaaagataaccctgaaggagctacaaagctccacagcagagattggagtatctgtccataggacccactttaagccgtacactgcACCAAGCTGGGCTTTATGCAAGAGTGTCCATAAAAAaaatccattgcttaaagaaaaaaataagcaaacatgtttggtgttcgccaaaaggcatgtggaagactccccaaatatatggaagaaggtactctggtcagatgagactaaaattgagctttttgccatcaaggaaaatgctatatctggcacaaacccaacacctcatcactcagagaacaccatccccacagtgacgcatggtggtggcagcaccatcctgtgtggatgtttttcatcggcagggactgggaaactggtcagaattgaaggaatgatggatggcgctaaatacagggaaattcttgagggaaacctgtttcagtcttccagagatttgagactgggacggaggttcaccttcgagcaggacaatgaccctaagcatactgctaaagcaacactcgagtggtttaaggggaaacatttaatgtcttagaatggcctagtcaaagcccagacctcaatccaattgagtattgtagtacaccagcagaacccatccaacttgaaggagctggagcagttttgccttgaagaatgggcaaaaatcccagtggctagatgtgcaaagtttatagagacataccccaagagacttgcagctgtaattgctgcaaaagttggctctacaaagtattgactttggggggtgaatagttatgcacgctcaagttcagtttttcTTGTCTCATTTCTTATTTGTTACACAAAAAATATTTgccatcttcaaagtggtaggcatgttgtgtaaaatgatacaaacccacaaaaaatctattttaattccaggttttaaggcaacaaaataggaaaaatgtaaaggggggtgaatactttcacaagccactgtaccaACAGGGGAAAAATGTGTCTGAATCAGTGTTTCAGATACCTACTTAAGAAGTTCTGGCACTGGAATTATGTGACAGAAAAGCGAGTGCCTTTTAGAAAATACAGTCCGCATAGGAATCTGGTGTGCACTTAGCAGACTCTACATCAGTTTCTTTCATATTGGTTTTTGATACATAGCAGCAAGCTTATTTCAAATAAATTCGTACATACAGGACTGCCAAAAGTTCCATTATCAAAATATGTCTTCATCAAAATACACAGAGGTTGAAGTCTAGTCTGTGCGGTTTTGAATGGGCTGTCAGAGGAAATCATATTGCTGCATCGATCATTAATTAATCAGCACACAGATCTCTTAAAACTGACACTTAAATGGGTGAATAGATGATGTAAAATATGTAATACCCACATTTATAATATGGTATGTTGAGCAAAAATAACTTATCAAACATTTGAATAAAGCAGATGCTGTGTTTTTGAACTATGTTCAAGTGACTTTACATTACCTTGGAAAAAAGGATTAATTGTATGTTTTGGtcacaatcattattttaatgcAAATGCTTGCACTTGCGAACAAGTACCTGCACTAGTATCAGTCAGTGGTAAATGAGAGCCACTCCAGAGTTTAGTTCAATAGCCCCATCTGTTGATGGGATGTGTTCATGACAAAACAACCCCCTGGGTATTTTGTTGCCGTAGGCTATCAATTTCACATTCTGtttccactacaagaccatggtacttgcctacggagcagcaagaggaactgcccctccctaccaggctatgctcaaacccaaCACCCCAACCCGAGTACTCCATTCTTATAAAAACATTTTAACCGCTTTTtgtccccaatttcgtggtatccaattggtagttacagtcttgtcccattgctgcaactcccatactgCCTCGGGAGAGGATAAGGttgagagctgtgcgtcctccgaaacacaacccagccaagccgcactgcttcttgacacaatgcacatttAACCCggtagccagccgcaccaatgtgtcggaggaaacattgtacacctggcgaccgtgtcagcgtgcaatgcacccggcctgccacaggagtcgctagtgcacgatgggacaagaacatccctgccggccaaaccctccctaacccaggcaacactgggccaattgtgtgccgccccattggtctcccggtcgcctgcaacagagcctggactcgaaccaggatctctagtgacaCAGCTAACACTGCCTTAGacaactgcgccactcgggaggcccgtgtactccattctgccacctctggtctcttggtcctcccacccctccttggggggcagctcccgctcagcccaatCAAAGCTCTTTTTC encodes the following:
- the galm gene encoding aldose 1-epimerase isoform X2, with protein sequence MALVLMEEFGEVPGEGRVQKWILKSSNITVEIITLGCIITAIKCKGKNGEVNDIVLGYDDLEGYLANPKYFGAVIGRVANRIAKGRFVVDGKDYQLAINNGPNSLHGGLRGFSKVIWGSEGVEGGVRLTLTSPDGDQNYPGEVQASVTYTLEGDTLSIQYQARSTRTTPINLTNHSYFNLAGQGSADIYDHEVSINAPTYLPVDDVMIPTGEVRPVEHTPFDLRRPVLIGPRLKEVPGPGFDHNFCLSSPGDAWTERMCARVFHPASGCVMEVSTTQPGVQFYTANFLDGSFKGKGGASYPKHSAFCLETQNWPDAVNQASFPDALLRPGEQYRHVTRFTFSTA
- the galm gene encoding aldose 1-epimerase isoform X1, coding for MALVLMEEFGEVPGEGRVQKWILKSSNITVEIITLGCIITAIKCKGKNGEVNDIVLGYDDLEGYLANPKYFGAVIGRVANRIAKGRFVVDGKDYQLAINNGPNSLHGGLRGFSKVIWGSEGVEGGVRLTLTSPDGDQNYPGEVQASVTYTLEGDTLSIQYQARSTRTTPINLTNHSYFNLAGQGSADIYDHEVSINAPTYLPVDDVMIPTGEVRPVEHTPFDLRRPVLIGPRLKEVPGPGFDHNFCLSSPGDAWTERMCARVFHPASGCVMEVSTTQPGVQFYTANFLDGSFKGKGGASYPKHSAFCLETQNWPDAVNQILLQFLKPDRVHVMGNTMCAGVRLFVSHRAHTG